The Zingiber officinale cultivar Zhangliang chromosome 9A, Zo_v1.1, whole genome shotgun sequence genome window below encodes:
- the LOC122021804 gene encoding UDP-glycosyltransferase 92A1-like — translation MRWLTGGGVVVLFPFMARGHINPFLDLAHLLSARYPSLCLTLLTTSGNLPLFRRLPHPPSLRFAVLPFCPSDHGLPPDADSTFALPPHLVSRIYHAAEASLPPSFRALLMDLLDDEDEASPPLLCLIADMFLAWTVPIAEELGVFQATLYTSGPFAMSMYNSIWINLPHADGREGDDDEIAVPGLPGVTVRRRQLSPNMRSVTSTDHPASQFVRRQAEFCHRSRATLWNTAEIIEKPYLEQWARSMNQPVYAVGPLFAAASVGARRAATDDYGGLAAECLAWLDERAPKSVVYVSFGSQNRMPPEEMVELLAALEKQSRPFLWAAPAADQAPPPEATTAGGGLVARGWVPQAEILAHEAVGAFMSHGGWNSVLESLRFGVPVVIRPLGAEQFCNAKLVVEVLGAGAEASVGAKALEAVAEVMGDGERGKEVRRRASEIAAGLAAAVAEANAGGADGVGPSLCALDEFIKSVTM, via the coding sequence ATGAGATGGCTCACCGGCGGCGGCGTCGTGGTGTTGTTTCCGTTCATGGCGCGCGGCCACATCAACCCCTTCCTTGACCTTGCCCATCTCCTCTCCGCTCGGTATCCCTCCCTCTGCCTCACCCTCCTCACCACCTCCGGCAACCTCCCCCTCTTTCGACGCCTCCCCCACCCCCCTTCCCTCCGCTTCGCCGTCCTCCCCTTCTGCCCGTCCGACCATGGCCTCCCTCCCGACGCTGACTCCACCTTCGCCCTCCCTCCTCACCTTGTCTCCCGCATCTACCACGCCGCCGAGGCCTCCCTCCCCCCCTCCTTCCGCGCCCTCCTAATGGATCTCCTTGACGACGAAGACGAAGCATCCCCTCCCCTGCTATGCCTTATCGCCGACATGTTCCTCGCCTGGACCGTTCCGATCGCCGAGGAGCTCGGTGTCTTCCAAGCCACCTTGTACACCTCCGGCCCCTTCGCCATGTCCATGTACAACTCCATATGGATTAATCTTCCGCACGCCGACGGCCGCGAAGGTGATGACGACGAGATAGCCGTCCCCGGCCTCCCCGGCGTCACAGTGCGCCGCCGTCAATTGTCTCCCAATATGCGCTCCGTCACGTCGACCGATCACCCGGCCTCCCAGTTCGTGCGGCGCCAGGCGGAGTTCTGCCACCGCTCCCGAGCTACACTGTGGAACACCGCCGAGATCATCGAGAAGCCGTACCTCGAGCAGTGGGCGAGGTCGATGAATCAACCGGTGTACGCGGTGGGTCCCTTGTTCGCCGCCGCCTCTGTCGGCGCTCGGAGAGCAGCCACGGACGACTACGGCGGACTCGCCGCGGAGTGCCTCGCTTGGTTGGACGAACGCGCGCCGAAATCGGTTGTGTATGTTTCATTCGGATCGCAGAATAGGATGCCGCCGGAGGAGATGGTGGAGCTTCTGGCGGCGCTGGAAAAGCAGAGTAGGCCGTTCCTGTGGGCCGCCCCGGCGGCGGACCAAGCGCCGCCTCCGGAGGCGACGACGGCAGGCGGCGGTTTGGTGGCGAGGGGTTGGGTCCCGCAGGCAGAGATCCTGGCGCACGAGGCGGTGGGGGCGTTTATGAGCCACGGCGGGTGGAACTCGGTGCTGGAGAGCCTCCGCTTTGGGGTGCCGGTGGTGATCCGGCCGTTGGGAGCGGAGCAGTTCTGCAATGCGAAACTGGTGGTGGAGGTCCTAGGGGCAGGGGCGGAGGCTTCGGTGGGAGCGAAGGCTTTGGAGGCGGTGGCGGAAGTGATGGGGGATGGGGAGAGGGGGAAGGAGGTGAGGCGGAGGGCGAGTGAGATCGCGGCGGGGCTTGCGGCCGCCGTGGCGGAGGCAAATGCCGGCGGCGCCGATGGTGTGGGGCCATCGCTGTGTGCGTTGGACGAGTTTATCAAATCGGTTACCATGTAG